In Centroberyx gerrardi isolate f3 chromosome 14, fCenGer3.hap1.cur.20231027, whole genome shotgun sequence, the genomic stretch CATTTCGGTAATATCGAGAAAGACGACTGCGTGTCGTCACCAGTCAGTAAAACACTCTTCTTAGCCACGATTTGTGAAAATTAGCTGTTAGCTAATATTAGCAACTGCTAAACAAAGATGGCGACAACACAACCAACAGAGTAAGCTGCCGTGACGCAGTACAAAGAGGCGGGCCTCAGCCCAGTGGCGCCTGGTAAGATTTTGCCTGGATAGCGAGGTGCACCCCTACCACCATTACATTAATTAAAGTAACTTGTGCCAGTGTAATCAGGCGTAAGCAGCTTTGTCAAAGTTCATTGTTAGTAACAATTTTAGCCTGTGACGAAGTTGATGAGTGCCGAATCTGAAATATGCTAACGTTACCTGACCTGTACGTCACCCATGCTTTGCTGCTACCTGCTTTTGTTGACGTTATCACCCCGTTTCATCCAACTTGCATCAGCTGCTTCACACAGTGATTATTTGTGCGCTCCACACTTTATGAGTTAATTACCTTTTATCTCCTTTTGCATCCTGCTTATATAAAATTGGGACACTGTAATATCCTCTCTGACCTTTGGAGTCACAGAACTTGGGCTGTTGTGATTGCAGAACTAGATGAGCCACGTGGCTTTCTGTAATGAGGGCAGGTGTTAATCCCTGGCCTAATGCTCTGCCTGCAATGATATACTTTGAGGGCTGCACAGATTTGGccttgatgtttgtttttacatatgAACTGCAGTCACTGTGGTTTTAGCCTGTCCATATACCTCGCCCCTGGGCTCTGCAGATGGGAACTACTATATGCCAGCACAAGCAGCTGGCATATGGTGGGAAAACGGACAGGAAAAGCTATTTGTTCTATCCCCTGAATGTTTACTCAGTAGCGCTAACATTATATCTTTCAAACCCTTTGTTTTTCAGATTTGCAATGAACAGGATACGGATCCACGTTCTGCCGTCGAGCCGGGGCCGGGTGACCCAGACGGCCCGTCCCCAGGAGCCTCAGGCCTGCTCCTTCACCCAGAGACCGTGCTCTCAAGCTCGCCTGGACGGCCTGGAGTTCTGCATCAAACACATCCTGGAGGACAAGAACGCCCCCTACAAACAGTGCAGCTATGTCTCTACCAAGAACGGCAAGCGCTGCCCCAGCGCTGCTCCGAAGGTGGAGAAGAAAGATGGGTGGGTGGAAGTCAGCATTTCAGATGATTTTATAATGGTTAGAAACAGGTACATTGAGGTTTTAAAAGAATGTAAGTTTTAACCCATCTCTTACTGATTTAGATTTAGTTGAAATGTTGTGATCTTTGCTTTGTCCAAATACTGTCTCTCAGataatagacaaacacacagaggttaGGAGGCGCACACACTAGATAGTCGTAAACAGATCCAAGCAAATCAGAGCAGTGCAGCTTTCTGACCTGTCTCCATCTTCCATCCCCTTGTCTGTTCATCAGAGTGACGTTCTGTGCAGAGCATGCTCGAAGGAACGCCATGGCTCTGCGAGCTCAGATGAGAAAGGCGTCCCCCGGTCCGTCCCCAGAGGCACTACTGTCTCAACTCAGTGGATACAGTCGTGCAGAAACGCACAGCCTTGACGGAGGCCGCAGTGAAGCTAGCCGCATTCTAGGTAAATGGTCTTGTTCAGCCTGGGAAATAAATTGTCGACAGTAGAGGGATCAGGATATTCTCTTGCACGGGGAAGCAATGTGGATAATTTGGCACTAgttttgtgtgcatttatggCCTGGGAAAACTGATTGGCGTAttcttgttttgtgctgtaTTCCACTGGTCAGATGAGGACAGTTggagtgaggaggagcagggtcCCCTGGTGCTGGACCAGACATGGAGAGGAGACCCGGACAGTGAGGCTGACAGCATCGACAGCGATCACGAGGATCCCCTGAAGTACGCCGTCTTATCTGTCACATTTATTTTAGACAATTAAATTTTTTCGGATAAACTAAACTTTGTCAGCTGTTATTATCAATGAGGACACTTTTATTTTGTGGCATGGAAAAATTGATTGGGGTATTTTCCTCTTGTGGTATATTCTACATCTAAAGTTGAACTCCAGTCTTGATGGCATAGCTTAGACATCTGTTATTACTCCAGTGCATTTCCTAATTTTCGATTTACCAGAGTTCATTATCTCAGATTCATAGATCCACTTTGTGACTGCAGGCTCAGACCTTCATCTATTTGCATGAAGCAAGCTTTGCATTGGCCTCAATCCAAGTTTCTGTAGTCAGACTATGTGGAGCTTGACTGAAACATTGGGCCAAGCTGTGAGATGACCTGTTTTGCTAATAGTTGCTAATTGTGATATTTTGTCCTGTGCTATTGCAGACATGCAGGAGTGTACACAGCAGAGGAGGTAGCGCTCATCACCCGAGAGAAGCTCATCAGGCTCCAGTCTCTCTACATCGACCAGTTCAAACGCCTGCAGCACCTGCTGAAGGAGAAGAAGCGCCGATACCTGCACAGCCGCAAGGTGGAGCACGAGACTCTAGGTAAAGACACATTATTGGTTACTGATTTAGCATGTTCGGCTTTGTTTACCTAGCTGATAACAGTTCCCCCTTTTGGATGtcatccctctcccttttccatTCACAAGGCCATGACCCCACAGCCCTCAatgatgtctgtgtttgtttatgttaatGACAGGGAGCAGTCTGCTGACGGGGCCCGAGGGACTGTCcatgaaggagagggagaacctGAAGAAGCTCAAAGCCCTGCGTCGTTACCGTCGCCGGTACGGCGTGGAGGCCCTGCTGCACCGGCAGCtcagggagaggaggcaggctGTCACAGAAGGAGCTCCTCAGGTGTGCCTCCATAGCAGCTGGTGGTCATTGAAACTTCACTCACTTATGTTTCATTGATCATCAGCTTGAACTGTAGTGCCTGCAGTAGGCTCTTTCAGTATACTGACTATAAAATGGCAAAGTTGGTAAATTATTCTCCAACATGAGTAAACTGGAAATGCCAGGATGGTCTTTATTGTTTCCATGTTTGTTAGAGTAGACATGGtaaacattttgattttgaaaataGAAGAAAGCCCTGTCCAAAATGCTGTGTGACTGAAGTGATGGTAAAATTAACCAGTCACTCGAATGTGATACTGGACACATATCAGCATGTGGGCTTTAGCATGCTTTGAATGTAGAAGGTTGATGTTATCGTCAAGCATGCTAATTTTCACACAATGGAACTGTCCACAGCACAGGGGATGGGGATAGTATGTACTGTTGGGGTTGAGTTTGTACTCAACATCTTTTGAGCTCAGGACTTGGCACAATGGAATCTAGATTTGAAAACCCCCTCCCCAGCATACCAGGCAAACACTCAAAAGAAACCAAAATGATTTTACCTAATGTTTACAGGTCTTTTCCTCCTGATCATTTTGTGGCATCCAAGAACTGCAGTCTCATGATTTTCTTTATGTGCTTAGTAAATCCTAGTTGTTTAGGATGACCAAAGTGATAAATCAGCATCCCTTTGAAGCTTCAGTCAGGGTTATGCCGTGGTTAACTAATGAAATTTCTTGCCTTGATTTGTTGTTTTGACCTCATCTAACAAGGGTTTTCTCTGTTGTAGCCACACACAAGAACGATGTATGAGAAATGTATCTCCTTTGTGGAGGGCACCCGCTGCGCCAATCCCTGCCTGCCTATGACCCGACACTGCATCGCACGTATCCTCAGTGATGTGTTCAACATGGGTTTGTTTGAATAAACCTACAAGAGCGTCGTCCATTTTCATCCAAGAAACCACAGATGTGTCttgtttgaaatgaaaaacagataGAACATGTTTGCCTTTGAACTTGCAAGTTGAAACTGAACTGTTTACCACTTAGTATTTATGGTCGTAACCTATTTTCACAGTTGAATTTCAGGCTATACTGGAAATGGAGATTATCTATTCGTTCAAACTCTCCTTCACCTTTCTCTCTTGACTCATATTCAACTTGGCCCTGATCAAGATTGGCAGCTTGCAGTAGCTGTTGGTTTCAAACAGAGCCGACATCAAGTCCTTCCTGTGGTCTGTTGGTTTTCCCCAGAGTTACAAAGGGGATAATCAATTCAGTCGGAAGGGACAAAATCCCTTTCTTCACTTGAACCCCAAATCATTTAGTGCAGACACACCCTCAATCTCATGCTGCCCATATTGTTTCGCTTACAACAGTATTTACATTGTGGTTCTCTCTGTATCAGTTAAGAACAACAAAATGGCTGTTATTGCAAGTACTGAGTTTTGTATTATTGTAACTGCCAAGTTAGTTGGAAACTGATTAAACAGTGTTCAGAAAACAGTTATATTGTGAACAAGCCATACAAACCCTACTAAATAGCTGTGCTCAGAGAAAAAGCACAAACTCATTGTACGAAATCATTCAGCCCTATCATTTATACAGTCAAGCTTTTTGCAACTAAACAACAAGAAGCCTTATGTTGAGCAATAATTACAGTAAGCTTATTTGGATGGAGATAATTGTAGTACTTGCAATAATACTCAATTATTTGTGCAACTAGTACTATAATGCCATAAACATGAACCATAATCCCCTGCTCAGCATTCTGTTTTACTTTTGAGACGGAAGTTGTTTCTCTCTCGCTATTcgatgacattttttttttttgtgacgaCATTGCTTTCTGCATCGCTACATGTGGTCATGGTCCTTGACAGTAAGACACTCAGACATCTACCAGGACAGCAATCAGGTGCTGTTCAAGATGTGTCCGGGCTTGAAGGATGTCCCGTGCGACCGCACCGTGCACATGGGCCAGTCCGAAGAGCCCCGCTGCCCGCTCCACCTCACCCTGCCTCCCCCCATGTACCAGCCTGAGCAGGAGCCTCCGCCGCAGGAGCAGCTCACCCCCGCAGCCAAAGACATGTACCTGAGTGCAGCGGAGCTTCAGCCCACAGAGAGCCTGCCGCTAGAGTTCAGTGATGTACGTTGgaatgtcccccccccccttctccacTGTATATGCGCCGTAATAATCTCACTTGACTGTGAGATACTTCAACCTTCAAACACTGCTGTAAAGGTTCACAAATCCTCATTCTGTAGTTTGGTCCTCAGACTTAAGTTTTGGTCTGTAGCCTATAGCTggcttccttgtttactttgtgGTTTGATTTTGATTCCTTTTTGAAGTGACTTTGACTTTTTCTGGCCAGTGGTGTACTCCCAAGTCACACAGTTTCCCCAACTGTCTTGATGTCTGTTGATACGCAAATGGTGCACAAGCACACCTCATAGATCTACACATTAACCCCCCCACTGACGCCTACATGTAGGGATGTGATTATAAATGCAAACAAGCAGGGAAATGCTCATTTCCCCTTAGACATGAGTAGGAGTTGTGTGTCCAGCAAACCTGATGCATGTCCTCCCCCTGTCACGTAGGACCTGGATGTGGAAGGGGACGGTATGCAGGGCCCCCCGTCCCCCCTGCAGTTTGACACGGCCCTGGCCTTGGAGGACCAGACCATCAGAGCCATTGCCGAGGCTCCCATGGACATCCTGACCGGAGAAGACCCGGACCAGGTCGACCTGGACGCCTCAGGACAGGAGCTGTCGGAAAGGGATGTGGACGCCATCATGGACGACCAGGTAAACTCGTCTTTGACACCCTGGATCTTTAAGTTGGCCAAAGCAGGATGTACAGTTTGCTTGCAAAGAAGTCAGATAAGCAAGTCATAATAGGAAACAATTATTTGAGTGTGTTTACACATTCTTATATGTTGGGTAATGTGTTTGTCATGGTTGCAATTTCTACATATTTGTCATGTCAGAGTACGGACATTGACAAAGCATTCTTTTGGTTGAAAATTATAGCTTCAGACAAAGTGGCAATGGTTGAGCGTCTGTACTACCAGCAGTAAAGTTACTGTCTTAACTCCTGTTCTTCCATCTAGGTTGTGTCGGAGGTGGTGGGAGGGGAAGAAGACGCCACTGAGAATTCACTCCAAGACATGGACGCTGCTGCAGTGGATGCTCCTAGATGAGAAGCTCAACCTCTGCTCCCTTATCTAAAGAACAAGATGTTTAATTTCCATAGACTGATGTTGAGTCGACCTTACAGCCGAGCTGGATCTACAGTGTAGATCGCCTTCAGAGGGATGACTATCATATCCAAGCCTTTTCAGACCATTGCCAGTAGACTGTTAgagtattcattcattcattcattgtaatTCTAATTGTCATCTTCggtgtatttatttaatgtttccATTGTCAGTCCAGTTTTAATTGCCTTACACTTATTTGTTCCTAGCCACCTTGTCGCTGGTTTCTCACTCTTGCATCAGTTTGTCCAGTTTGTCTGTTAATAAAAGATGGTGCGCCCTTCTCATCTCTTTTGTGTGAATGTTCAATAAGCCATCCATAAATAAACTATTTTATGATACATTTGTTGAACTCTCTTATTGGTCGAGGAGCTCTTTCTAATGATATACTGCTTACAAGAGATTTATGGTGCAAGCAGAATTATTTTTGGTGTGCGGAGAATATTTAGACTTAGATTTAGATTCAGAAAACCACATATACGGgcaagttttcttttttttttttttataagtatAGCTTATGGTGAAGTTATGTTTGGCAGCATGGGATACAGCCTCCCAGAAAAAAATTGGGGCGGGTAATGCAATTTCATGCAATGACATCACTTTTCCTCAACCCAAACACCAAAcgctgagggagagaaagaaagagcggtTGCTGCAGAGGAGGACACCGCTAGAAAATGAATACAACTTATTAACGTAATATTCTACGAAAAACTAGTgtagtttcatttttattaacCATGGCACGGCAACATCCTCTTCGGCAAATTCCAACCAAATGAGGTGAGTTTTCATAAACGGAAAAATTGCCATTTCATGTCCTGTAACGT encodes the following:
- the kansl2 gene encoding KAT8 regulatory NSL complex subunit 2, which codes for MREKRRSVLQELGLAGRQGRRFAMNRIRIHVLPSSRGRVTQTARPQEPQACSFTQRPCSQARLDGLEFCIKHILEDKNAPYKQCSYVSTKNGKRCPSAAPKVEKKDGVTFCAEHARRNAMALRAQMRKASPGPSPEALLSQLSGYSRAETHSLDGGRSEASRILDEDSWSEEEQGPLVLDQTWRGDPDSEADSIDSDHEDPLKHAGVYTAEEVALITREKLIRLQSLYIDQFKRLQHLLKEKKRRYLHSRKVEHETLGSSLLTGPEGLSMKERENLKKLKALRRYRRRYGVEALLHRQLRERRQAVTEGAPQPHTRTMYEKCISFVEGTRCANPCLPMTRHCIAHIYQDSNQVLFKMCPGLKDVPCDRTVHMGQSEEPRCPLHLTLPPPMYQPEQEPPPQEQLTPAAKDMYLSAAELQPTESLPLEFSDDLDVEGDGMQGPPSPLQFDTALALEDQTIRAIAEAPMDILTGEDPDQVDLDASGQELSERDVDAIMDDQVVSEVVGGEEDATENSLQDMDAAAVDAPR